CGCCTCCGTCTGCCCTTTCGGGATCCCCATGATCCCGGCCCGCACGATCTCGGACATGTAGGCCGAGGTGAACAGCGTGAGCGCCGTGATGACCGTCGCCGAGGCGGGCATCCCTTTGCCGAACAGGGCGGGCAGAAGGAAGAACATCCAGAAGATGACCATCAGCAGCGGCATCCCGCGGATGATCTGGATCACCGAGGAGGAGATCCACCGGATCGCCCGGTTCCGGGAGATGCTCAAAAGCCCCAGGACGAGTCCGCCCAGGAAGGAAAGGAGCAGCGCCACCACCGCGAGATAGAGGGTGAGCCCCACCCCGCCCAGCGGCCCCTTCGGGAAGCGGCCGACGAAGAAGTAGGCCAGGTTGTCCCAGACGACCTGGAAGTTCTCCACGTCAGCGCACCTTGATGGGCTGGAGGACCTTCCGGTCGTACCAGGTCATCAGCCCCGTGATGGCGAAGGAGAGCCCCACGTACACCAGGGTCGCCGCCGAGAACGCCTCGAACCCCTTGAAGGTGTAGCTTTCCACCTGCCGCGCCTGGTACATGAGCTCCGCCACGCCGATCGTCATCGCCAGCGAAGAGTTCTTCGTCAGGTTCAGGAACTGGTTGATGAGCGGCGGGATGGTGAGGCGCACCGCCTGCGGCAGGATGATGTAGATCATCGAGCGGACGTAGGAGAAGCCGGAGCTGCGCGCCGCCTCCATCTGCTCCTTCGGGATCGAGCGGACGCCCGAGCGGATGTCCTCCGCGATGAAGGCCGAGGTGTAGATCGTCAGGGCGATCACCGCGGCGGCGAACTCGAAGCCCTGGGCGTTGAGCCACTCGTTTACCGCGTCGGGAAGCACCTTGTAGGAGCCGAAGTACCAGAAGAAGATCTGGACCAGCAGCGGGGTGTTGCGGAAGAACTCGAGGTAGCCGTGCGCGAACCAGTAGACGGGCCGGAAGCGGCTCATCCGCATGATCGCGATGACCAGCCCGAGGAGGAAGGAAAGGGCGATCGACACCACCGAGAGCTTGACCGTCACCACGACGCCGGAGACGAGCCAGTCGAAATACTTCCCGGAGGTGACGACCGCC
This region of Thermodesulfobacteriota bacterium genomic DNA includes:
- a CDS encoding amino acid ABC transporter permease, whose product is MENFQVVWDNLAYFFVGRFPKGPLGGVGLTLYLAVVALLLSFLGGLVLGLLSISRNRAIRWISSSVIQIIRGMPLLMVIFWMFFLLPALFGKGMPASATVITALTLFTSAYMSEIVRAGIMGIPKGQTEAAVSTGLSHRQTMVYVILPQALRNMIPSFVNQFVSMIKDTSLAFIVGVAELTQIATQINNRTMLYPTEIFFFIAVIYFVICFAFTELSRWLERRLAYTKSI
- a CDS encoding amino acid ABC transporter permease, encoding MNYQFDWAVVTSGKYFDWLVSGVVVTVKLSVVSIALSFLLGLVIAIMRMSRFRPVYWFAHGYLEFFRNTPLLVQIFFWYFGSYKVLPDAVNEWLNAQGFEFAAAVIALTIYTSAFIAEDIRSGVRSIPKEQMEAARSSGFSYVRSMIYIILPQAVRLTIPPLINQFLNLTKNSSLAMTIGVAELMYQARQVESYTFKGFEAFSAATLVYVGLSFAITGLMTWYDRKVLQPIKVR